GTCTACCATGGCGACATAGAATAATTGACCGTCATTTTGTTGCAAAGCCTCGGTCAAAAAAAGGTCAGCCATGCGACGATTAGCCAGGCCGGTAAGGGCATCGAACAGGGCCATTTCTCTTAACTGGAGTCGTAGCCTAATGTTCTCGCTGCGGTGGCGTTTAAGTCGCTCAAGTACGGTGGCGCCGTAACACCAGAATGTCAATTGCGGCATCAGTAACCAAAACTCATATTCTAACGACAGCCCTCTCCCCTTGTTGATCAGCAGCGCTACGGTAGCCAGATAACAGCAGGCGGTAAAGCTGCTCAATAAGAATGCCTGTTTAAACCCCAGCAGTCCTGCGCCAAATAATAGGACGGCAAACCAGCCGGCCAGCACCAATACGCGCAGTTCTGGTGCTATGTAAATATACAGGCAAATCAGTAGGCTAGAGCACATGGCGGGAAGAATCAAAAAATGTGGATCGATGCTTCGTGTGTGCTGATCCAGTCCAAAGTGGACGCTGAGCCAGAGACAGAACCAGACGAGAATGGTAATGCCGAAGGCAAAAAGCCAGGTGTTGGTCGTCATGTTAATCGCATGATAAAAGACAAAGGGTATGCTGACGAATAGTATTAATAAAAAGCCGGCGCAGGCGATCAGAATCGAACGCTTTCGTGATTTTTTTTTGGTTGCCTCATCGGTGTTGACCAAGGGCCCGAGTAAATCTTCCATGATTTCTTATTCAGCCTGCAGGGTATTCGCTACCCAAATTTTTTTGCTTTTTTAAGTTGCCGGCAAGATACCGTAAAGCTTCAACTGTAAGTAGTAGTGACAGATAGAATATTTAAAATTTTGTAAAACTGTGAGCCAGTACGCCCGTTGATACGCCTTTCGCCAATAGTTAGGCAAGCCATCTTTTTCTTGTGATCATTATTATTAGCATAATACCAATAGTGTTAGCCAGTAGATCGTATGCTGACATCACTCGGCCGGGGATGAATGATTGGGCGAACTCGATCGTGCCGCCAAATATAAAAACGGCAAAACAGAGCCAGTAAAACTGTTTTACATTGTTGGCTAAGGGGTAGCTCAGAGCAGTAAAAAAGGCATAGAGGATAATGTGGAAAACCTTGTCCCAGGATTCGACGGTATGGCTGTTCACCGGTGTAAGCGATAGCAAGATGATAAATAAGGCGAACAGTAAAGTTGCGCAGGTTGTTATCTTTTTATCCATACCGTGCCGCACCACTATTGCGGAGCCAGTAAATTGTCGCGTAGTTTCTGTCTCACCTCTGGGGTGACGCCCAGGCCTTTAACCAAGTAGTTATCCATGCTGCCGTACTGCTGATTAATGGTGTCGAATGCCGCCTGTAGATATTGCGCCTCGACACCGAGCAGCGGCCTGACCTGATCGGCAGAGGTGCGGAATAAGCTGGCAATACGGATCATCCATATACGACTGTTAATAACATCCTCGGTGTATTGGTTGGTCAGCAGGAAGTCTTTCTTGACGGTGGCCTCAGGAACACCGACGGCAATGAGCGCCATCGCCGCGGCAAAGCCTGTGCGGTCTTTGCCCGCCGTACAGTGGAAGACCATGGGGAGGTTGTCGGCATTGGTCAGGCTGTGAATAAAGCCTTTAAATTCTGGCGTGAATTTATTGACGAAGGCTTTGTTGGCGTCGACCAGCATGGCGGCAAAGTCGTTGTCGCCAAAGGTGCCATCGGTGATTTGTGCCTGCATGGCATGGATGTCGGTGCCCTCGACGGTGATTTTTCGGATTACCAATTTGGTGCCATCGGGGACGCGGTCGGGTTCAGCCTGGCGCTCAATGTCGGAGCGAAAGTCGACAATTTGCTGTAAATGTAGGCGCTGCAGATAGTGCAGATCTTCATCGGTTAACTGCCCCAGTGAATCGGAGCGATACAGTTTACCCCACTGTACCTCGCGCCCGTCTGTTGTTTGGTAGCCGCCGAGATCGCGGAAGTTACTGGCCTCTTGCAGCGGTAGCCTGCGGAAAGCCTCACGTTGACCTGCAGGCAGCTCGCTGGGAATTGCACGTTGGTTTGCCGGCTTGTCAGCCTCGGTGCCGCCACAGCCAGTCAGTATGATCAACATGGCAAGGGTGATTGCGGTGCAGAGGAGGCGTTTAGTGCGCTGGAGTGAACTCATCTTTTTAACCTGCCGTATTTATTCTTACTCACCATTGTTAATAAACGTATGGTGTACGGCAAGTGAAAATTATGTCACTCGCTGGCAGCGCTGTTAATAGATTGAATTCTAAGGATTCTTTTTGACCAACTGCGACACGTCATGTTGTATGGTTGCCAGTGACTGCTCGATATCATCGATATGGTATTGCTGACCAATGGTAATGGTCTTGGTTTGATAATTCATCGTGGCGACAAATACCGGCACATCGGCGGCCTTGGCAATATGCAAAAAGCCGGTTTTCCAGTGGCTGACTTGGCTGCGGGTGCCCTCGGGGGCGACGGCTAATATCAGTTGCTGATGACTGGCAAAGGCCTCAGTCATTTGCTCGACGATACCGTTGGTTTGGCTGCGATCTATCGGTATGCCGCCGAGGCCACGGAACAGCCAACCCCAGTAGGGCTTAAACAGGCTGGCCTTGCCGAGATAACGAATACGCAAACCCAGAGCTAGCACGATGCAGATAGCAATCGGGAAGTCCCAGTTGGAAGTATGAGGTGCGAAGGCAATAACTGCCTTGGGCTGGTCGGGCAACGTGCCTTTAAGACGCCAGCCACAGACTTTGAAAAGGCTGCGGAAGAACCAACGTGACAATCGATTGCCCTGGCTGGGGACAGAGGGGGGGAGTTGATAAGACATGGGTTCAACTTCTTATTATGTGGATAATCGCCGAGCCAGGGCTCGGCGATTATCGGGAGCAATAGCGCGTGGTTTAACGCTGCGCTAGAAAGGTTTTAGCACGGGCGACGGCTGCGCGTACCTGATTGGGTGCTGTGCCGCCTATATGGTCACGGGCGGCGACGGAGCCTTCGAGTGTTAACACATCAAAGACGTCGCTCTGAATAGTATCGGAGAACACCTGAAGCTCTTCGAGTGTCATATCAGACAAGTCTTTGCCGCTCTCGAGGCCATAGGCAACGGATTTACCGACCACTTCATGGGCGTCGCGGAACGGCATACCTTTTACCACCAGGTAATCGGCCAAGTCGGTAGCGGTAGAGAAACCGCGCTTGGCTGCCTCGTACATCGACTCTTTCTTCGAGGTAATGGCGGGGATCATATCGGCAAAAGCGCGCAGGCTGTCGCGAACGGTATCGACGGCGTCAAACAGCGGCTCCTTGTCTTCCTGGTTATCCTTGTTATAGGCCAGTGGCTGCGATTTCATCAGCGTTAGCAGGCAGATTAGATGACCGTTGACGCGGCCGGTTTTACCGCGGACCAGCTCGGGCACATCGGGGTTTTTCTTCTGGGGCATAATCGATGAGCCGGTGCAGAAGCGGTCGGGCAGGTCGATAAAGTTAAACTGAGCACTGGTCCAGAGGACGAGTTCTTCGCTGGCACGTGACAGGTGAGTCATTAACATGCTGGCAAAGGCGCAGAATTCAATGGCGAAGTCTCGGTCTGATACCGAATCCAGTGAGTTCTCGGTCGGCTTATCAAAGCCCAGCAGCTGTGCCGTCAAATCACGCTGAATAGGGTAGGTGGTACCGGCCAAGGCGGCGGCGCCGAGGGGCGATTGATTCATCCGCTTGCGGCAGTCCATCAGGCGGCTGTAGTCGCGCTGGAGCATCTCAAACCAAGCCAATAAGTGATGACCAAAGGTCACTGGTTGAGCGGTTTGTAGATGGGTAAAACCTGGCATGATGGTGTCGGCTTCGCGCTCGGCTATGAATAACAGGCCTTCCTGCAGTCGTGTGAGCTCCTTGGCGATGATATCGATTTCATCGCGCAGAAAAAGTCTGATATCGGTGGCAACCTGGTCGTTGCGTGAACGCCCGGTATGCAGTTTCTTACCGGTGATACCAATTTTGGCGGTCAGTGCCGCCTCGATATTCATGTGGACGTCTTCGAGTTCGATAGACCACTCAAAGGTGCCGGCTTCGATATCGGCTGTTACTTCTGCCAGGCCTTGATGAATGGCGTCGCGCTCTTCAACGGTTAAGACACCGGCCTGTTCAAGCATGGTGGCGTGAGCAATAGAGCCCTGGATATCCTGCTTATACATGCGCTGATCAAAGTTGACAGAGGCGGTATAGCGGGCGACGAAGGCGTCGGTTGGCTCGCTGAAGCGGCCGCCCCATTGCTGGTTGGTTTTTTGGTCAGTCATAACAGTTATTAACCTTGTTGAGTCCAATATCGTTTGGCGGCGATTATAGCAGCCGTCGGCCTCTATCGGCTACCTCGGCTAAGCTTGTCGCATAATGCTAGTCTAAGTGTTTAATAGCGCTGACAAACTTATACAGCAGAGAGTTGCTGCTGAAGATGGATACGGGCACACTTAGCGGATGAATAGTGAAAATCATAACAGCCACAACGACGATAATTTTTTTATTCCTCGTTTTGACCGTAATTCCAGTGTTGCTCTGCTGGTCATTGTCGCCGAATTACTGGCGTTGGTGCTGGCTGTGCTCAACTCAGGGCTGCAACAATTTAGCTGGGAATGGCTGGGTATCATCTCGTTTTATGTGCAGTGGGTGGTGCTGTTAAGTGCCGCTGCACTGCAGCGTTTGAGGGCTTTTTTCTGTCGTATAGCCCTGGCTAAAGCCGCGGCGTTGAGCTATGCACTGGTATTGTTTATTACCGCCTTTGTCAGTGTTGTCGGGCAAACACTGTGGCTGCATGTGGATTTTATGCAAAGTGTCGACAGCCACTGGCGACTGTTTCAGCATCTGCTGGTGGCGGCGGTGCTGTTTGGTATTACCTGGCGCTATTTCTACATCCAATTTCTCTTGCGCCGACAACAACAGGCGCGGCTAATGGCTAAAATTGATGCGCTACAGGCGAGAATACAGCCGCATTTCTTGTTTAATTCGATGAACAGTATTGCCAGTTTAATCAGTATTGACCCTGTCGCTGCGGAGCAGGCGGTGGAAGATTTGTGTGATTTGTTTCGCGCCAGCCTTAATCATTCTTCGGTGCTGGTGGCGCTGGAGGACGAGCTGGCACTGTGCCGGGGCTATTTGCGCATCGAAGGGTTGCGTATGGGCGACCGCCTGAGTGTCGATTGGCAGTTACAGCAACTGCCTATTGATGGTTTGAGAATACCGGCGCTCTGCCTACAGCCATTGATTGAAAACGCTGTTTATCACGGTATTTCGCCCTTGGCAGAGGGGGGCTGCATTACTGTCCGTGGCGAGCAGCAGGGGGATGTTTGTTGTTTTACCATTACCAACCCTATTGCCAGCAGCAGCGAGCCTTGGCAGGAAGGGCATCAGATGGCAGTCGAGAATATTCGCAGCCGCCTGCGGGCTATATACGGTGATCGTGGCCGCTTGGTGCTGCAGCAGCATTCAGATGTTTTTACCGCCGTACTGACGCTGCCAATCGCCGGGGAATCCCTGTCATCTGGAGGTCGAGATGGATAAAAATGTTGTCGTTGTCGATGATGAACCGCTGGCCAGGCTGCGCCTGCAAAAACTGCTGGCGAACTGTGACGGCTTTTACTGCGGTGGTGAGGCTGAAAATGGCGATCAGGCATTGGCATTGGTTGCTCAGCAGAGCCCTGATGTTGTGCTGCTCGATGTTCGAATGCCGGGGGACAGTGGTATTGAGGTTGCCAAACAGTTAGCGCAACTGAACTCGCCACCGGCGGTTATCTTCTGTACCGCCTACGGTGAATATGCGCTAGAGGCGTTCGATTCCAGCGCCGCCGCCTATCTGTTGAAACCGGTGAAGAAAGAAAAGTTAATCGAGGCGTTACATCGGGTTGGTCGATTAACACAGGCCCAGCAAACGGAGCTGCAGTCGCAGCGAGGGCATGGTATCCGCCGCAATATTAGTATTAAACACCAGGGTGATATTGGGCTGGTAGCCATCGAAGATATTCGTTATTTCGTCGCGGATCAGAAATACGTCAGCCTTGGCTACAGCGAAGGCGAGGTACTGATTGACGAGTCGTTAAAAGGGTTGGAGACGGAGTTCCCCGATCATTTTATTCGTGTACATCGCAATGCGTTGGCTGGGAAAAGTCATATTGAGAAGCTGGCACGTGGCGATGATGGTCAATACCAACTTTGTCTGCGGGGCGTTGAGCGGCGGTTGCAGGTGAGCCGCCGCCATGCAGCGGCGGTAAGAGAATTGATTCTGGCGTTATAAGAGGCCGATAAATGTTGCGGTATCAGCGACTTTTGGTCGTAGCTGGCTTATCATAGTCGCAATTTAATCACGGGCTGATGCCGATAATTTCTGGGTGGTGAACACATGATTGCACAAACGTTGCGGATAGCGACACGAAAAAGCCCACTGGCTATGTGGCAGGCCGAATTTATTAAGGCCGAACTCGAGGCGCTGCACCCAAACCTCCGCGTTGAGTTAGTCTCGATGACGACCAAGGGCGATATTCTACTCGACACGCCGTTGTCGAAGGTTGGCGGCAAGGGCTTGTTTGTTAAAGAGCTGGAATTAGCCATGCTGGAGAATCGAGCGGATATAGCCGTTCATTCGATGAAAGATG
The sequence above is drawn from the Sinobacterium norvegicum genome and encodes:
- the argH gene encoding argininosuccinate lyase, which gives rise to MTDQKTNQQWGGRFSEPTDAFVARYTASVNFDQRMYKQDIQGSIAHATMLEQAGVLTVEERDAIHQGLAEVTADIEAGTFEWSIELEDVHMNIEAALTAKIGITGKKLHTGRSRNDQVATDIRLFLRDEIDIIAKELTRLQEGLLFIAEREADTIMPGFTHLQTAQPVTFGHHLLAWFEMLQRDYSRLMDCRKRMNQSPLGAAALAGTTYPIQRDLTAQLLGFDKPTENSLDSVSDRDFAIEFCAFASMLMTHLSRASEELVLWTSAQFNFIDLPDRFCTGSSIMPQKKNPDVPELVRGKTGRVNGHLICLLTLMKSQPLAYNKDNQEDKEPLFDAVDTVRDSLRAFADMIPAITSKKESMYEAAKRGFSTATDLADYLVVKGMPFRDAHEVVGKSVAYGLESGKDLSDMTLEELQVFSDTIQSDVFDVLTLEGSVAARDHIGGTAPNQVRAAVARAKTFLAQR
- a CDS encoding GGDEF domain-containing protein, which codes for MEDLLGPLVNTDEATKKKSRKRSILIACAGFLLILFVSIPFVFYHAINMTTNTWLFAFGITILVWFCLWLSVHFGLDQHTRSIDPHFLILPAMCSSLLICLYIYIAPELRVLVLAGWFAVLLFGAGLLGFKQAFLLSSFTACCYLATVALLINKGRGLSLEYEFWLLMPQLTFWCYGATVLERLKRHRSENIRLRLQLREMALFDALTGLANRRMADLFLTEALQQNDGQLFYVAMVDIDGFKDINDDYGHAVGDDLLIDIANIIKQQLSHHDFCARLGGDEFVVILKKTNAAGANTALNNIRKAFNRHISQHNICAQAQVSLSIGVTVSEANATKSLLLKRADEQLYKAKQAGKNQLSACLSD
- a CDS encoding lysophospholipid acyltransferase family protein codes for the protein MSYQLPPSVPSQGNRLSRWFFRSLFKVCGWRLKGTLPDQPKAVIAFAPHTSNWDFPIAICIVLALGLRIRYLGKASLFKPYWGWLFRGLGGIPIDRSQTNGIVEQMTEAFASHQQLILAVAPEGTRSQVSHWKTGFLHIAKAADVPVFVATMNYQTKTITIGQQYHIDDIEQSLATIQHDVSQLVKKNP
- a CDS encoding sensor histidine kinase; the encoded protein is MNSENHNSHNDDNFFIPRFDRNSSVALLVIVAELLALVLAVLNSGLQQFSWEWLGIISFYVQWVVLLSAAALQRLRAFFCRIALAKAAALSYALVLFITAFVSVVGQTLWLHVDFMQSVDSHWRLFQHLLVAAVLFGITWRYFYIQFLLRRQQQARLMAKIDALQARIQPHFLFNSMNSIASLISIDPVAAEQAVEDLCDLFRASLNHSSVLVALEDELALCRGYLRIEGLRMGDRLSVDWQLQQLPIDGLRIPALCLQPLIENAVYHGISPLAEGGCITVRGEQQGDVCCFTITNPIASSSEPWQEGHQMAVENIRSRLRAIYGDRGRLVLQQHSDVFTAVLTLPIAGESLSSGGRDG
- a CDS encoding VanZ family protein gives rise to the protein MDKKITTCATLLFALFIILLSLTPVNSHTVESWDKVFHIILYAFFTALSYPLANNVKQFYWLCFAVFIFGGTIEFAQSFIPGRVMSAYDLLANTIGIMLIIMITRKRWLA
- a CDS encoding LytR/AlgR family response regulator transcription factor translates to MDKNVVVVDDEPLARLRLQKLLANCDGFYCGGEAENGDQALALVAQQSPDVVLLDVRMPGDSGIEVAKQLAQLNSPPAVIFCTAYGEYALEAFDSSAAAYLLKPVKKEKLIEALHRVGRLTQAQQTELQSQRGHGIRRNISIKHQGDIGLVAIEDIRYFVADQKYVSLGYSEGEVLIDESLKGLETEFPDHFIRVHRNALAGKSHIEKLARGDDGQYQLCLRGVERRLQVSRRHAAAVRELILAL
- a CDS encoding tyrosine-protein phosphatase; protein product: MSSLQRTKRLLCTAITLAMLIILTGCGGTEADKPANQRAIPSELPAGQREAFRRLPLQEASNFRDLGGYQTTDGREVQWGKLYRSDSLGQLTDEDLHYLQRLHLQQIVDFRSDIERQAEPDRVPDGTKLVIRKITVEGTDIHAMQAQITDGTFGDNDFAAMLVDANKAFVNKFTPEFKGFIHSLTNADNLPMVFHCTAGKDRTGFAAAMALIAVGVPEATVKKDFLLTNQYTEDVINSRIWMIRIASLFRTSADQVRPLLGVEAQYLQAAFDTINQQYGSMDNYLVKGLGVTPEVRQKLRDNLLAPQ